DNA sequence from the Caulobacter segnis genome:
GCCAGCACGTCCTGGACCTTGCCCGGTTCGCCGCGATGTTCCTCGATACCCAGGACCCCGCCCGGCTTCAGGGCCGCCAGGGCGTCCTTGAAAGCCTTCTCGGCGATGCCGCCGGCCATCCAGTTGTGCAGGTTGCGCAGGAAGAGAACGAGATCCGCCGTCCCCGCCGGCGCGACCGGGCCGCTGGTCGGTCCGAAGGCGGTGAAGGTCACGTCGCCATAGACCCGCTTCTTCTCGGTCAGCTTGCGGCGATAGCCCTCTACGATCTCGGCGGCGGCCGGATCGGAGGGGTCGTTGGTCTGCAGCACGGCCTCGTAGAGCTTGCCCTTGGTGTCGGCCAGATAGGGCGCGAGGATGTCGGTGTACCAGCCCGCGCCGGGCCAGAACTCGACCACGGTCTGGCCCGGCGCCAGCCCCCAGAACTTCAGGCTCTCGACCGGATGGCGCCAGACGTCGCGGGCGCGGTCGGCGGGTGACCGCCAGTCGCCGGCCACCGCCGCCTCGATCGTCTTCGATCCAGCCTTGTCGGCCGCCTTGGCCTCGGGCTTGGCGGGATCGTTCTTCCGGCCGCAGGCGGTGAGCCCGAACGCGCCGACGCTCGCCAGGACTCCGCGCCGCGACCAATACTGAGCTGGAACCATCATCCCCCCGTTACGCGTACGCCAGCGTGTCCGCCGACCTTGGCCAAAGTCAGGCCGGCCCGATCAGGCTGGCCAGGATCAGGCGGGCCAGGATCAGGCGGGCCAGGATCAGGCGGGCTTGCGGAAGCGCAGGGTCATGCGGTCGCTCTCGCCGATCGCCTCGTACTTGGCGCGGTCGAAGCTCGGGTCGGCCGGCTGACCGCCCGGCGCGGTGCGGCGGGTGGGCGGCAGGGTCCAGACACCGAACGGATGGTCCTTGGTGTCCTTGGGGTTGGCGTTGATCTCGGACTGGGCGTCCAGCTTGAAGCCGGCCTTCTCGGCGATGGCGATCACCGTGGCGGTGTTCAGGTAGCCGTCGGCGCCGGCGGCCTTCTCCGAGCGCGGATCGGCGCGATGGTCCTCGACGGCCAGGACGCCGCCCGGCTTCAGCACCGCGAAGAAGTCGGCGAACACCTTGTCGGCCATGCCCGGCTGGACGGTCCAGTTGTGGACGTTGCGGGCGGTGAGAACGAGATCGGCGGAGCTGGGCGCGCCCAGCGGGCCCGACTGGGCGCCAAAATTGACGAACTGCGGCTTGCCGTACTTGGCGGCGTCCGA
Encoded proteins:
- a CDS encoding class I SAM-dependent methyltransferase, whose translation is MMVPAQYWSRRGVLASVGAFGLTACGRKNDPAKPEAKAADKAGSKTIEAAVAGDWRSPADRARDVWRHPVESLKFWGLAPGQTVVEFWPGAGWYTDILAPYLADTKGKLYEAVLQTNDPSDPAAAEIVEGYRRKLTEKKRVYGDVTFTAFGPTSGPVAPAGTADLVLFLRNLHNWMAGGIAEKAFKDALAALKPGGVLGIEEHRGEPGKVQDVLAADGYVQQDYVIQMAKEAGFVLAGTSEINANPKDTKDHPFGVWTLPPTRLSAPRGEPAEPGFDHAKYDAIGESDRMTLKFVKPK
- a CDS encoding class I SAM-dependent methyltransferase, which codes for MPLRRHVLLLAATLTLSAPAAFASTDPALKAAVASPTRPAGDVARDGARHPVESLSFWGLKPQQTVIEISPGGGYWTEILAPYAKATGGIYVAGVADLSNPKLSEGARKGRADFEARFSDAAKYGKPQFVNFGAQSGPLGAPSSADLVLTARNVHNWTVQPGMADKVFADFFAVLKPGGVLAVEDHRADPRSEKAAGADGYLNTATVIAIAEKAGFKLDAQSEINANPKDTKDHPFGVWTLPPTRRTAPGGQPADPSFDRAKYEAIGESDRMTLRFRKPA